A single window of Hyla sarda isolate aHylSar1 chromosome 2, aHylSar1.hap1, whole genome shotgun sequence DNA harbors:
- the KCTD12 gene encoding BTB/POZ domain-containing protein KCTD12 — protein MALPDRARGLPNGGGGGGSCTGSKPLDPLFPEIVELNVGGQVYVTRHTTLVSVPDSLLWRMFSQQKPGELARDSKGRFFLDRDGFLFRYILDYLRDLQLVLPDYFPERSRLQREAEHFQLPELVKRLSPLRISKDSSIGGEEPPLLLTPAATQDSDLDTAVIPASSSPAAGVPSPTLDPYRFNASSSCSPASVPRLTPSQSLEGRRSGYITVGYRGSYTIGREAQADAKFRRVARITVCGKTSLAKEVFGETLNESRDPDRPPERYTSRYYLKFNFLEQAFDKLSEAGFHMVACSSTGTCAFASNDQSEDKVWTSYTEYVFCRD, from the coding sequence ATGGCTTTACCGGACCGTGCACGTGGATTGCCAAATGGAGGAGGTGGAGGTGGTAGCTGCACAGGGAGCAAACCCTTGGATCCTTTGTTTCCTGAAATAGTGGAACTAAATGTTGGAGGACAGGTATATGTGACTAGACACACTACTCTTGTGTCAGTTCCAGACTCTCTACTCTGGCGTATGTTTTCCCAACAAAAACCAGGAGAGCTGGCTCGGGACAGTAAGGGTCGCTTCTTCCTGGACAGGGATGGTTTCCTGTTTCGTTATATTTTGGATTATCTACGAGACCTGCAGCTTGTTCTGCCAGATTACTTTCCTGAGAGAAGTCGTCTGCAAAGAGAAGCAGAGCACTTCCAGCTTCCTGAACTAGTGAAACGTCTTAGTCCCCTGCGTATCAGTAAGGACAGCTCCATAGGAGGTGAGGAACCACCTTTGCTTCTCACCCCAGCAGCCACTCAAGATTCAGACCTGGACACGGCAGTCATTCCAGCCTCATCTTCTCCTGCTGCTGGGGTGCCCTCCCCAACATTAGATCCATATCGTTTCAATGCCTCCTCTTCCTGCAGCCCTGCCTCAGTTCCTAGACTCACTCCTTCTCAATCCCTTGAAGGCAGAAGATCTGGATACATTACAGTTGGCTATCGAGGTTCGTATACGATAGGCCGTGAAGCACAAGCTGATGCCAAATTTCGAAGAGTTGCCCGTATAACTGTTTGTGGCAAAACCTCTCTGGCTAAAGAAGTTTTTGGAGAAACCTTAAATGAAAGCCGAGATCCTGATAGACCCCCAGAGAGGTACACTTCCAGGTACTACCtcaaatttaactttctggagcaagcttTTGACAAGTTGTCTGAAGCTGGTTTTCACATGGTGGCATGTAGTTCAACTGGAACATGTGCTTTTGCCAGCAATGACCAGAGTGAGGACAAAGTGTGGACCAGCTACACCGAATATGTCTTCTGCAGAGACTGA